In the genome of Abyssalbus ytuae, the window CCTTTTCCGCAGGAAAAATATATTCATGTTCTTCATTATCAATTTGATAATTTATGCCAACATTAAAAGTAATGGAATTCACACTGGTGTTGGGTGCTTTTACGTTTGCATTGGAATAATGGATTAATGTTAACCCGGTTTGTATTCCTAATTTTTTAAATAAATTTTCTTTTTTATAGTTGAGCATTACATAAGTACTGCTCAGTATACGCGATCCGAAGGCTATATTTCTAAAGTTTTTTTCTTTATCGTAGGGGTTAGTAGTTACAGCCAATCCCTGGCCTATTCTAAACATTAAATTTCTTTTAAAAAAATAAAAATTATAATGCCCGTAAATACCATAATTATCTCCCAGGTATTTATTCTTAAGATTTTGGTAAGTAAACGAAATACCATAATCCGGATAATTATATTCGTATTCCCACTCTTCATTACCAAATGTCTTTTTACTCCATCCTATTACAAATCCTTCGGGATGGCCGGTAATTAAATGTTGTATATCAGTATTATGAAGAGCAATATTTCCTTTAAAATAATTTATATCAAAATAAGAAGATTTTGTTTTGTTTTCCTGGGAAAATAAATTTAACGAAAAGAAAAAAAGGGCAACTGGTAATATCTTCATAAAGGTTAATTTCATAACAAATGTAACCTTATTTTAAAAAACAGCTTGTGCAATTGCTTTAATATTATCAGATTTCCCCATTGAATAATAATGTAAAACAGGTACTCCAG includes:
- a CDS encoding acyloxyacyl hydrolase, giving the protein MKILPVALFFFSLNLFSQENKTKSSYFDINYFKGNIALHNTDIQHLITGHPEGFVIGWSKKTFGNEEWEYEYNYPDYGISFTYQNLKNKYLGDNYGIYGHYNFYFFKRNLMFRIGQGLAVTTNPYDKEKNFRNIAFGSRILSSTYVMLNYKKENLFKKLGIQTGLTLIHYSNANVKAPNTSVNSITFNVGINYQIDNEEHEYIFPAEKVKITEPVKFNLVFRTGINESDVIGSGQYSFYIFSAYADKRISRKSAFQLGTEVFYSNFLKEYIKYKSISFPEENIKGSEDYKRVGIFAGHELFVNRFSVVAQYGYYVYYPVDFEGKTYIRAGLKRYFGKNIFAALTLKSHGAKAESVEFGIGCRF